The Helianthus annuus cultivar XRQ/B chromosome 16, HanXRQr2.0-SUNRISE, whole genome shotgun sequence genome includes a window with the following:
- the LOC110917227 gene encoding NAC domain-containing protein 100, with protein sequence MMENLSRPSQEEDQMDMPPGFRFHPTDEELITHYLLNKVMDYTFFAKAIGEVDMNKIEPWELPGLAKMGENQWYFFCIRDKKYPTGSRTNRATATGYWKATGKDKEILRGRLLIGMKKTLVFYMGRAPKGEKTNWVIHEYRLEGKFSQQNLPKSAKTEWVICRVFHKNSGEQKVHISGSMRTNSGGVATSLPPMMNSSTTFGGRIINPSISNSTHVHCFSNPVIPIEPNPVMQQFPSGSPFSAYDHAILKGVFGPNGHGMKMETEMVTSSQDTEISSNLEKGKRGIEDEHDYEGPSTSFGPVDLDCLWNY encoded by the exons ATGATGGAGAACCTCTCTAGGCCTTCTCAAGAAGAAGATCAAATGGATATGCCTCCGGGATTCCGATTTCATCCTACCGATGAAGAACTAATCACTCATTACTTGCTAAACAAGGTTATGGACTACACCTTTTTTGCTAAAGCAATTGGAGAAGTTGACATGAATAAGATTGAGCCTTGGGAATTACCTG GGTTGGCGAAAATGGGTGAAAACCAGTGGTATTTCTTCTGTATTCGGGATAAGAAGTACCCGACTGGATCGCGCACAAACAGAGCTACTGCTACCGGTTATTGGAAGGCCACCGGAAAAGATAAGGAGATCTTAAGGGGGCGGTTGCTTATCGGAATGAAGAAAACCTTAGTTTTCTACATGGGGAGAGCTCCAAAAGGGGAAAAGACTAATTGGGTAATTCATGAATATAGATTAGAGGGTAAATTCTCTCAGCAAAACTTACCAAAATCAGCAAAG ACCGAATGGGTGATTTGCCGTGTGTTTCATAAGAATTCAGGAGAACAAAAGGTGCACATTTCAGGATCAATGAGGACGAATTCGGGTGGCGTTGCTACTTCTCTACCACCAATGATGAACTCTTCGACAACTTTTGGTGGAAGGATCATCAATCCAAGCATATCCAACTCGACTCACGTACACTGCTTCTCCAATCCAGTTATCCCAATTGAACCCAATCCAGTTATGCAACAATTTCCTTCTGGTTCTCCATTTTCGGCGTATGATCACGCAATCTTGAAGGGTGTATTCGGGCCCAACGGTCATGGAATGAAGATGGAGACAGAGATGGTTACAAGTTCACAAGACACCGAAATTTCGTCGAATCTTGAAAAGGGTAAGAGGGGAATTGAAGATGAGCATGATTATGAAGGCCCATCAACTTCATTTGGACCGGTTGATTTGGATTGCTTATGGAATTATTGA